The following are encoded together in the Arcobacter aquimarinus genome:
- the rsfS gene encoding ribosome silencing factor, producing the protein MNTRLENIKKILDEKKAENIEIIDLTSKDYIVDYVVIATTLNPKHGFALLNYLKTDLKPQGEEFLRVDEDDDWTIIDLGDIFIHLISEKYRIKYSLEEFLSTIGTKEV; encoded by the coding sequence TTGAATACAAGATTAGAAAACATAAAAAAAATACTAGATGAAAAAAAAGCGGAAAATATAGAAATTATTGATTTAACATCAAAAGACTATATTGTTGATTATGTTGTAATTGCAACAACATTAAATCCAAAACATGGTTTTGCACTATTAAATTACTTAAAAACAGACCTTAAACCTCAAGGTGAAGAGTTTTTAAGAGTAGATGAAGATGATGATTGGACAATCATTGATTTAGGCGATATTTTTATTCATTTAATAAGCGAAAAATATAGAATAAAATATTCATTAGAAGAATTTTTATCTACTATTGGTACTAAAGAAGTATAA
- the pheA gene encoding chorismate mutase — MNNEDGLLELRNQLDSIDNELLDLINQRMRVVHKVGALKAKSGGAIYRPEREKAIIDRLEEINKQKNGLLNRSAIEALFLEIFAISRNLELPENIGYLGPEGSFTHQAAEARFGAMSSYIAISSIKGVFREVHTKKVKFGVVPIENSSNGIVTDTINCLSNYNLKIIAEVVLDIHHTLSTKCDKVSDIKKIYSKDIAFEQCRRFLTNFGLDEVELIPIESTTKAAKIAANEEGSAAICPHVGAKLHNLPILFENIEDKDNNKTRFFIISDFENAPSGNDKTSILVKFPDRQGILVEFLTDFNKAGINLTKIKSHIVEGNSIFFIDFDGHKDDENVKKVLQKHTNSVKVLGSYVKEINDI, encoded by the coding sequence ATGAATAACGAAGATGGATTATTAGAACTAAGAAATCAATTAGATTCAATAGATAATGAACTTTTGGATTTAATAAATCAAAGAATGAGGGTTGTTCACAAGGTAGGTGCTTTAAAAGCAAAAAGCGGAGGAGCAATCTACAGACCTGAAAGAGAAAAAGCTATTATTGATAGATTAGAAGAAATCAATAAACAAAAAAATGGTTTATTAAATAGAAGTGCAATAGAAGCTTTATTTTTAGAAATATTTGCTATTTCAAGAAATTTAGAGTTACCTGAAAATATTGGTTATTTAGGACCTGAAGGAAGTTTTACTCATCAAGCTGCGGAAGCTAGATTTGGAGCGATGAGTTCATATATTGCAATTAGTTCTATAAAAGGTGTTTTTAGAGAAGTACATACAAAAAAAGTAAAATTTGGTGTAGTTCCAATTGAAAATTCATCAAATGGAATAGTAACAGATACAATCAATTGTTTAAGTAATTATAATTTAAAAATTATTGCAGAAGTTGTTCTTGATATTCATCATACACTATCTACAAAATGTGATAAAGTAAGTGACATAAAAAAGATATATTCAAAAGATATTGCATTTGAACAATGTAGAAGATTTTTGACAAATTTTGGTTTGGATGAAGTAGAACTTATTCCAATAGAATCAACAACAAAAGCTGCAAAAATTGCAGCAAATGAAGAGGGAAGTGCAGCTATTTGTCCTCATGTTGGAGCAAAATTACATAATCTTCCAATTTTATTTGAAAATATAGAAGATAAAGATAACAATAAAACAAGATTTTTTATAATTAGTGATTTTGAAAATGCACCAAGTGGAAATGATAAGACTTCAATATTGGTAAAATTCCCTGATAGGCAAGGTATTTTAGTAGAATTTTTAACAGATTTTAATAAAGCCGGAATTAATCTTACTAAAATAAAATCTCATATTGTTGAAGGAAATTCGATATTTTTTATTGACTTTGATGGTCATAAAGACGATGAAAATGTTAAAAAAGTCCTACAAAAACACACAAATAGTGTTAAAGTTTTAGGATCATATGTAAAAGAAATTAATGATATTTAA
- the fabI gene encoding enoyl-ACP reductase FabI produces MFMKGKKGVILGVANDKSIAYGIAKACAAQGAQIAFTYLNDSLKKRVVPIATEFGSENLVYPCDVSNPEEVKALKESLEKDLGQIDFIVHSIAFAPKEGLSGRFYDISKEAFDIAMDISVYSLIEITRELKPLLSNNSSILTLSYYGGVKYIPNYNLMGVAKAALEMTTKYLAEDLGRDGIRVNAISAGPIKTLAAAGISDFRFMLKWNEAHSPLKKNVTIDEVGNSGMYLLSDLSSAVTGEIHYVDSGFNIMGMPAVKFDEEGKPTIAWNGEK; encoded by the coding sequence ATGTTTATGAAAGGTAAAAAAGGTGTAATTTTAGGAGTAGCAAATGATAAATCAATTGCTTACGGTATAGCAAAAGCATGTGCTGCACAAGGTGCACAAATAGCTTTTACATATTTAAATGATTCTTTGAAAAAAAGAGTTGTTCCAATTGCCACTGAATTTGGAAGTGAAAATTTAGTATATCCTTGCGATGTTTCTAATCCAGAAGAAGTAAAAGCATTAAAAGAGTCTTTAGAAAAAGATTTAGGACAAATAGATTTTATCGTACATTCAATAGCATTTGCTCCAAAAGAGGGATTAAGTGGTAGATTTTATGATATTTCAAAAGAAGCATTTGATATTGCTATGGATATTTCTGTTTATTCATTGATTGAAATAACAAGAGAATTAAAGCCTTTATTATCAAATAATTCTTCAATATTAACTCTATCATATTATGGTGGAGTTAAATATATACCTAATTATAATTTAATGGGTGTTGCAAAAGCTGCTTTAGAAATGACAACTAAATATCTAGCTGAAGATTTAGGAAGAGATGGGATTAGAGTAAATGCAATTAGTGCAGGTCCTATTAAAACTTTAGCAGCAGCGGGAATTAGTGACTTTAGATTTATGCTTAAATGGAATGAAGCACATTCTCCGTTAAAGAAAAATGTAACAATTGATGAAGTTGGAAATTCAGGAATGTATTTACTTTCAGATTTAAGTAGTGCAGTTACAGGTGAAATTCATTATGTTGATAGTGGATTTAATATTATGGGTATGCCAGCAGTTAAATTTGATGAAGAGGGTAAACCAACTATTGCTTGGAATGGAGAAAAATAG
- a CDS encoding triose-phosphate isomerase, translating to MAIIASNFKTNHTRKSTSLFVNEVNDYLKKSGIKNEVYVFPTATSLDTFQTVSNFTIGVQNAYATASGSFTGEIGTSQLDEFEIKTILIGHSERRHILGESQEEITKKYEFYKNLGYKIIYCIGEPLEVKNQGIEKTLEYIYEQFVGIDINYENLILAYEPVWAIGTGVTATNQDIKNVHNAIKVKISKPLLYGGSVKVENVREICQIQNVDGALIGTASWKVEDFIQILENTKDL from the coding sequence ATGGCAATTATTGCTAGTAATTTCAAAACAAATCACACAAGAAAATCAACTTCTTTATTTGTAAATGAAGTAAATGATTATTTGAAAAAAAGTGGTATAAAAAATGAAGTTTATGTTTTCCCTACAGCAACTTCTCTTGACACTTTTCAAACAGTTTCTAATTTTACTATTGGAGTACAAAATGCTTATGCAACAGCAAGTGGCTCATTTACAGGTGAAATAGGAACTTCTCAACTTGATGAATTTGAAATTAAAACGATATTAATAGGTCATAGTGAAAGAAGACATATTTTAGGTGAATCACAAGAAGAAATAACTAAAAAATATGAATTTTATAAAAATCTCGGATACAAAATAATCTATTGTATAGGTGAACCTTTAGAGGTAAAAAATCAAGGAATAGAAAAAACTTTAGAGTATATTTATGAACAGTTTGTTGGAATTGATATAAATTATGAAAATTTGATTTTAGCATATGAACCAGTTTGGGCAATTGGCACAGGTGTAACTGCTACTAATCAAGATATAAAAAATGTTCATAATGCTATAAAAGTAAAAATTTCTAAACCACTTTTATATGGTGGAAGTGTTAAAGTAGAAAATGTAAGAGAAATTTGTCAAATTCAAAATGTTGACGGTGCATTAATAGGAACAGCTTCTTGGAAAGTTGAAGATTTTATACAAATTTTAGAAAATACAAAGGATTTATAG
- a CDS encoding Sec-independent protein translocase subunit TatA/TatB: protein MSMPGGMEWLLIALVVLLLFGGKKIPELAKGLGSGIKNFKKAVKDDEDDLADTKKVDELDKKTEVRTSDEKNETKQS from the coding sequence ATGAGTATGCCAGGTGGTATGGAGTGGTTATTAATTGCATTGGTTGTTTTACTTTTATTTGGTGGTAAAAAAATTCCAGAACTAGCAAAGGGTTTAGGTTCAGGAATCAAGAATTTTAAAAAAGCTGTTAAAGATGATGAGGATGATTTAGCTGATACAAAAAAAGTTGATGAGTTAGATAAAAAAACTGAAGTTAGAACTTCTGATGAAAAAAATGAAACAAAACAATCATAA
- a CDS encoding phosphoglycerate kinase has protein sequence MKLQEIKNIDIAGKKVFIRCDFNVPMDEYNNITDDRRIRSALNTIRYCIDNDCSVILASHFGRPKGGFEEKYSLAPIAKRLHILLKQDIKMAPNVVCDETLNMAKDLKAGEILLLENMRFEAGETKNDEELCAKLASMAEVYINDAFGVSHRAHASVEGISKHFDLEHKAAGFLMAKEIKFFHHIIHNPKRPFVAIVGGSKVSGKLEALYNLVPKVDKIIIGGGMAFTFLKALGHEIGKSLVEEDLIPEAIKIMEEAKELGVKLYLPVDIVAAEAFDAEANAKIVTIQEMPKSWMGLDIGPASALLFNEALADANTILWNGPMGVYEMDRFAKGSTKVSHAVASSYATTVVGGGDTADLVRITGDEEDMTFISTGGGASLELIEGKVLPGVKALVIEEDN, from the coding sequence GTGAAACTACAAGAGATTAAAAATATTGATATAGCTGGAAAAAAAGTATTTATAAGATGTGATTTTAATGTTCCAATGGATGAATACAATAATATTACTGATGATAGAAGAATTAGAAGTGCTTTAAATACTATAAGATATTGTATTGATAATGACTGTTCTGTTATATTAGCTTCTCATTTTGGAAGACCAAAGGGTGGATTTGAAGAAAAATATTCTTTAGCTCCTATTGCAAAAAGATTACATATTCTTTTAAAACAAGATATTAAAATGGCTCCAAATGTTGTTTGCGATGAAACATTAAACATGGCAAAAGATTTGAAAGCTGGTGAAATTTTACTTTTAGAAAATATGAGATTTGAAGCTGGTGAAACTAAAAATGATGAAGAGTTATGTGCAAAATTAGCTTCAATGGCTGAAGTTTATATCAATGATGCTTTTGGAGTTTCACATAGAGCTCATGCTTCTGTAGAAGGTATTTCTAAACATTTTGATTTAGAGCATAAAGCTGCTGGATTTTTGATGGCAAAAGAGATTAAATTTTTTCATCATATAATTCATAATCCAAAAAGACCTTTTGTTGCTATTGTTGGTGGTTCAAAGGTATCTGGAAAATTAGAAGCTCTTTATAATCTTGTACCAAAAGTTGATAAAATAATTATTGGTGGAGGAATGGCATTTACATTTTTAAAAGCTTTAGGTCATGAAATAGGAAAATCTTTAGTTGAAGAGGACTTAATTCCTGAAGCTATTAAAATTATGGAAGAAGCGAAAGAGTTGGGAGTTAAATTATATTTACCTGTTGATATAGTTGCTGCTGAAGCTTTTGATGCAGAAGCAAATGCAAAAATTGTTACGATTCAAGAGATGCCAAAAAGTTGGATGGGATTAGATATTGGACCTGCATCAGCTTTATTATTTAATGAAGCTTTAGCAGATGCAAATACTATTTTATGGAATGGACCAATGGGTGTTTATGAAATGGATAGATTTGCAAAAGGAAGTACAAAAGTTTCTCATGCTGTTGCAAGCTCTTATGCAACAACAGTAGTTGGTGGTGGAGATACTGCTGATCTTGTAAGAATTACAGGTGATGAAGAAGATATGACATTTATTTCTACAGGTGGAGGAGCTTCTTTAGAGTTAATTGAAGGAAAAGTATTACCTGGTGTAAAAGCATTAGTTATAGAGGAAGATAACTAA
- the argS gene encoding arginine--tRNA ligase, producing the protein MQNLVKEYIEKILGISVVLEKPKDISLGHYATPVAFSLAKELKKSPMVIADELASKFLNSEIFENVEAVKGFVNFKLSSIFLENLVNDALRNRDSFAKQEAKSEKILLEYVSANPTGPLHIGHARGAIAGDSLARVGRYLGYDITTEYYINDAGAQMDMLGLSISLAARDFLLNETVEYPETYYRGDYLIDIAKQIQETHGNEIFYDESRFKEMARFGKDEVMKIIIKDLKDLGIEFENFVSEKSLYYAWDETRKVLEENGSLYEKNQKIYLKSTQYGDDSDRVVVRDNGIPTYLAGDIIYHKDKYDRNYDRYINIWGADHHGYIPRVKAAIEFLGNDSSKLEVILSQMVQLLKGGEPYKMSKRAGNVILMSDITEEIGSDALRFIFLTRKSDTHLEFDIDMLKNQDSSNPIFYINYAHARINQLFVKSEITFDDIVDVDFLNINQDGLNLVYESLLLESILSEAFLKRDMQKITEYLYSLASSVHKFYNEHKIIGSDEQNIYLKVLSIAALSIKTGLSLLGIKAKEIM; encoded by the coding sequence TTGCAAAATTTAGTAAAAGAATATATAGAAAAAATATTAGGTATTAGTGTTGTACTTGAAAAACCAAAAGATATATCGTTGGGACATTACGCAACTCCTGTAGCTTTTTCTTTAGCAAAAGAATTGAAAAAATCACCTATGGTTATTGCTGATGAGTTAGCTTCAAAGTTTTTAAATAGTGAAATTTTTGAAAATGTTGAGGCTGTGAAAGGTTTTGTTAATTTCAAGCTATCATCTATTTTTTTAGAAAACTTAGTAAATGATGCTTTGAGAAATAGGGATAGTTTTGCAAAGCAAGAAGCAAAATCTGAAAAAATATTATTAGAATATGTTTCAGCAAATCCTACAGGTCCTTTGCATATTGGTCATGCAAGGGGTGCAATTGCTGGTGATTCTTTGGCTAGAGTTGGTAGATATTTGGGTTATGATATTACAACAGAGTATTATATAAATGATGCTGGTGCTCAAATGGATATGTTAGGACTTTCTATTTCGTTAGCAGCTAGAGATTTTTTATTAAATGAAACAGTTGAGTATCCTGAAACATATTATAGAGGTGATTATCTAATTGATATAGCTAAGCAGATTCAAGAAACACATGGAAATGAAATATTCTATGATGAGTCTAGATTTAAAGAAATGGCTAGATTTGGTAAAGATGAAGTGATGAAAATCATTATTAAGGATTTAAAAGATTTAGGAATTGAATTTGAAAATTTTGTTTCTGAAAAATCTTTATATTATGCATGGGATGAAACAAGAAAAGTTCTTGAAGAAAATGGTTCATTATACGAAAAAAACCAAAAAATTTATTTAAAATCTACTCAATATGGTGATGATTCAGATAGAGTTGTTGTAAGAGATAATGGAATTCCTACTTATTTAGCTGGAGATATTATTTATCATAAAGATAAATATGACAGAAATTATGATAGATATATAAATATTTGGGGTGCAGATCACCATGGATATATACCAAGAGTAAAGGCAGCAATAGAGTTTTTAGGTAATGATTCATCTAAGTTAGAAGTTATTTTATCTCAAATGGTTCAATTATTAAAAGGTGGTGAACCTTATAAAATGAGTAAAAGAGCTGGTAATGTTATTTTAATGTCTGACATAACTGAAGAAATAGGTTCTGATGCATTAAGATTTATCTTTTTAACGAGAAAGAGTGATACTCATTTAGAGTTTGATATTGATATGTTAAAAAATCAAGATTCTTCAAATCCAATTTTTTATATAAATTATGCACATGCTAGAATTAATCAGTTATTTGTTAAATCAGAAATTACATTTGATGATATTGTGGATGTAGATTTCTTAAATATTAATCAAGATGGACTTAACTTAGTATATGAATCATTATTATTGGAATCTATATTAAGTGAGGCATTCTTAAAAAGGGATATGCAAAAAATTACTGAATATTTATACTCTTTAGCTTCATCAGTACATAAATTTTATAATGAACATAAAATTATCGGAAGTGATGAGCAAAATATTTATTTAAAAGTCTTAAGTATTGCTGCACTAAGTATAAAAACTGGATTATCATTATTAGGAATAAAGGCTAAGGAGATAATGTAA
- the gap gene encoding type I glyceraldehyde-3-phosphate dehydrogenase encodes MAVKVAINGLGRIGRCVARIIADRNDVELVAVNASGSEEMIQYNLKYDTVHGTRNDVKVKEGYIYIGKDKAKLLNEREPSKLDFATYGAQVVLECTGAFLTKESVQAYIDNGVKKVVMSAPAKDDTPTFVIGANEDKYAGETIVSNASCTTNGLAPVARVLDDVFGIEKGLMTTIHAYTSSQPILDAKDKKDARKGRAGAMNLTPASTGAAKAIGKVMPHLNGKLNGQAIRVPTADVSLVDLTVTLKKEVTLEEVCTAFKEAANGNLKGILGIDDEYRVSSDFIGETLSTVVPLDTIQVIDKNMVKVLSWYDNEWGYSTRLVDLGVLVATK; translated from the coding sequence ATGGCTGTTAAAGTTGCAATTAATGGTTTGGGAAGAATAGGAAGATGTGTAGCTAGAATTATAGCTGATAGAAATGATGTAGAATTAGTTGCTGTAAATGCTAGTGGTAGTGAAGAAATGATTCAATATAATCTTAAGTATGATACTGTTCATGGAACTAGAAATGATGTAAAAGTTAAAGAAGGATATATTTATATTGGTAAAGATAAAGCTAAACTTTTAAATGAGAGAGAGCCATCAAAATTAGATTTTGCTACATATGGAGCACAAGTTGTTTTAGAGTGTACAGGAGCATTCTTAACAAAAGAATCTGTGCAAGCCTATATAGATAATGGTGTAAAAAAAGTAGTTATGAGTGCACCTGCAAAAGATGACACACCAACTTTTGTAATTGGAGCTAATGAGGATAAATATGCAGGAGAAACAATAGTTTCAAATGCTTCTTGTACTACAAATGGATTAGCACCAGTTGCTCGTGTATTAGATGATGTTTTTGGAATAGAAAAAGGTTTAATGACTACTATTCACGCTTATACAAGTTCTCAACCTATTTTAGATGCTAAAGATAAAAAAGATGCAAGAAAAGGAAGAGCTGGAGCTATGAACCTTACTCCTGCAAGTACAGGTGCTGCAAAAGCTATTGGAAAAGTTATGCCTCATTTAAATGGTAAATTAAATGGTCAAGCAATAAGAGTTCCAACTGCTGATGTTTCTTTGGTTGATTTAACTGTAACATTAAAAAAAGAAGTAACTTTAGAAGAAGTTTGCACAGCATTCAAAGAAGCAGCAAATGGTAATTTAAAAGGAATTTTAGGTATTGATGATGAGTATAGAGTAAGTAGTGATTTTATAGGAGAAACATTATCAACAGTTGTACCTTTAGACACTATTCAAGTAATTGACAAAAATATGGTAAAAGTTCTTTCTTGGTATGATAATGAGTGGGGATACTCAACAAGATTGGTAGATTTAGGTGTTTTAGTAGCAACTAAATAA
- the crcB gene encoding fluoride efflux transporter CrcB has protein sequence MSLSWQTILAIGLGGFLGSIARAYAVHFSNKYLPLEFPLGILLVNLIGSFIIGILFAYFSHYTVSTNMKAFLTTGFLGALTTYSTFAIETYLLFGTSLYLAITNIFFNLVGTIVAAGSGYKLVKYFIR, from the coding sequence ATGTCTCTTAGTTGGCAAACAATTTTAGCAATAGGACTTGGTGGGTTTCTGGGTTCAATTGCTAGAGCTTATGCCGTTCATTTTTCAAACAAATATCTACCGTTAGAATTTCCTTTAGGAATATTATTAGTTAATTTAATAGGTTCATTTATTATTGGAATATTATTTGCTTATTTCTCTCACTATACAGTTTCAACAAATATGAAAGCTTTTCTTACAACAGGATTTTTAGGTGCTTTAACTACTTATTCTACTTTTGCAATTGAAACTTATTTATTATTTGGTACATCACTATATTTAGCTATTACTAATATTTTTTTTAATTTAGTTGGAACTATTGTAGCTGCAGGTAGTGGTTATAAATTGGTTAAATACTTCATAAGATAA
- the nadD gene encoding nicotinate (nicotinamide) nucleotide adenylyltransferase, with translation MRIAIFGGSFDPVHIGHKAIVKTALSELNIDKLIVVPTYLNPFKKSFYLKPQTRLKLLKKVFNNFEKVDICDYEVNKEKLSYSFDTVSYLKKLYSTNKIYFILGEDNLKNLDKWYKIEELKTLVEFVVVTRNGFKSKRTEKFKILDIDINISSSLLRENMNLDYIPIEIKNDILNIRKGKSF, from the coding sequence GTGCGAATTGCAATATTTGGTGGTAGTTTTGACCCAGTTCATATAGGTCATAAAGCTATTGTAAAAACAGCTTTAAGTGAACTAAATATTGATAAATTAATTGTTGTTCCAACTTATTTAAATCCCTTTAAAAAAAGTTTTTATTTAAAACCTCAGACTAGATTAAAGTTATTAAAAAAAGTTTTTAATAATTTTGAAAAAGTTGATATTTGTGATTATGAAGTAAATAAAGAAAAATTAAGCTACAGTTTTGATACAGTAAGTTATTTAAAAAAATTGTATTCTACAAATAAAATATATTTTATTTTAGGAGAAGATAATTTAAAAAATTTAGATAAATGGTATAAAATTGAAGAATTAAAAACTTTAGTAGAATTTGTAGTTGTTACAAGAAATGGTTTTAAGTCTAAAAGAACTGAAAAATTCAAGATTTTGGATATAGATATAAATATTAGTTCTAGCTTATTAAGAGAAAATATGAATTTAGACTATATTCCGATTGAAATTAAAAATGATATATTAAATATTAGAAAAGGTAAAAGTTTTTGA
- the lysA gene encoding diaminopimelate decarboxylase — protein MNINFKELANKYQTPYYVYDFDHITNQYEELKGAFRARKSLIAYAVKANSNLSVIKHLANLGAGADCVSIGEVKRALKVGIPAYKIIFSGVGKIDDEIRQALELDILMINVESDAELQRVEIIAKELGKVARISIRVNPNIDPKTHPYISTGLHENKFGVDIDTAKRMYIQCKNSENLDPVGIHCHIGSQLTQLQPIKESVKIIADLVRNLKAIKIELSFMDIGGGLGIVYKDETLIDTNEYAQSVLETMFGLDITVVCEPGRFMVGNAGTFVTKVLYEKVNGNKRFVIVDGAMNDLIRPSLYNAYHRIEVLNDNKEFSDCNLVGPVCESGDFFAKNIELPKTEHNDLVAIYSAGAYGFTMASNYNTRGKVAEIAIENGKDRLIRRRETFEDIIALEEEFIK, from the coding sequence ATGAATATAAATTTTAAAGAGTTAGCTAATAAATACCAAACACCTTATTATGTTTATGATTTTGACCACATTACAAATCAATATGAAGAGTTAAAAGGTGCATTTAGAGCAAGAAAATCTTTGATTGCTTATGCTGTTAAAGCAAATTCAAATTTAAGTGTTATTAAACATTTGGCAAATCTTGGAGCTGGAGCTGATTGCGTTTCTATTGGAGAAGTTAAACGTGCTTTAAAAGTTGGAATTCCTGCATATAAAATTATTTTTTCAGGTGTTGGAAAAATTGATGATGAAATAAGACAAGCTTTGGAATTAGATATTTTAATGATTAATGTTGAAAGTGATGCTGAATTACAAAGAGTTGAAATTATTGCTAAAGAATTAGGAAAAGTTGCAAGAATTTCTATTAGAGTTAATCCAAATATTGACCCAAAAACACATCCATATATTTCTACAGGACTTCATGAAAATAAATTTGGAGTTGATATTGATACAGCAAAAAGAATGTATATTCAATGTAAAAACTCTGAAAATCTTGACCCAGTTGGAATTCATTGTCATATTGGTTCACAGTTAACACAACTACAGCCAATTAAAGAATCAGTAAAAATTATTGCAGATTTAGTAAGAAATTTAAAAGCAATAAAAATTGAACTTTCATTTATGGATATCGGTGGAGGATTAGGTATTGTTTATAAAGATGAAACTTTGATTGATACAAATGAATATGCACAATCTGTTTTGGAAACAATGTTTGGATTAGATATAACTGTAGTTTGTGAGCCAGGAAGATTTATGGTTGGTAATGCTGGAACATTTGTAACAAAAGTTTTATATGAAAAAGTAAATGGAAATAAAAGATTTGTTATTGTTGATGGTGCCATGAATGATTTAATTAGACCATCATTATATAATGCTTATCATAGAATTGAAGTTTTAAATGATAATAAAGAATTCTCTGATTGTAATCTTGTAGGTCCTGTTTGTGAAAGTGGAGACTTTTTTGCAAAAAATATTGAATTGCCAAAAACTGAACATAATGATTTAGTTGCAATTTACAGTGCAGGTGCTTATGGTTTTACAATGGCAAGTAACTATAACACAAGAGGTAAAGTTGCAGAGATAGCTATTGAAAATGGTAAAGACAGATTAATTAGAAGAAGAGAGACTTTTGAAGATATTATTGCTTTAGAAGAAGAGTTTATAAAATAA
- the hisC gene encoding histidinol-phosphate transaminase, with protein sequence MQFNQVLENVTTYEAGKPIELVVREYGVNPKDVIKLASNENPYGTSPKVIEKIQELAKNMFVYPDDSMYELKEALAKKFDVTNKHVIVGSGSDQILEYCVHAKCEKDSKILMAKTTFAMYEIYGKQTGAKIIKTDDDQHNLEQFSKLYKEHGADVIFLCLPNNPLGECLDKDDVYAFLETVDKETLVVVDGAYQEYASFKDEKKRIVAKDLIANFPNAIYLGTFSKAYALGGMRVGYGIAQPEIINTLYKLRAPFNITTLTLAAAIEALKDEEFVNTCIAKNFEEMKRYEEYAISKGFEYIPSYTNFITIKFGDKFVSKTVAQKLLERGVIVRDLTGYGQNAIRITIGRNEQNTKVFEQLDEVLQNLK encoded by the coding sequence ATGCAATTTAATCAAGTATTAGAAAATGTTACAACTTATGAAGCGGGAAAACCTATTGAATTGGTTGTGAGAGAGTATGGAGTAAATCCAAAAGATGTTATAAAATTGGCTTCAAATGAAAATCCTTATGGAACAAGTCCAAAAGTTATTGAAAAGATTCAAGAATTAGCTAAAAATATGTTTGTTTATCCTGATGATTCAATGTATGAATTAAAAGAAGCATTGGCAAAAAAATTTGATGTGACAAATAAACATGTGATTGTTGGTTCAGGAAGTGATCAAATTTTAGAGTATTGCGTACATGCAAAATGTGAAAAAGATTCTAAAATTTTAATGGCAAAAACTACTTTTGCAATGTATGAAATTTATGGAAAACAAACAGGTGCCAAAATTATTAAAACTGATGATGATCAACATAATTTAGAACAATTTTCAAAGCTTTATAAAGAACATGGTGCAGATGTTATCTTTTTATGTTTACCTAATAATCCATTAGGTGAATGTTTAGACAAAGATGATGTTTATGCATTTTTAGAAACAGTTGATAAAGAAACTTTAGTTGTTGTTGATGGGGCTTATCAAGAGTATGCTTCTTTTAAAGATGAGAAAAAAAGAATTGTTGCAAAAGATTTAATAGCAAATTTCCCAAATGCAATATATTTAGGAACTTTTTCAAAAGCTTATGCTCTTGGAGGAATGAGAGTTGGATATGGTATTGCTCAACCTGAAATTATTAATACATTATATAAACTAAGAGCTCCTTTTAATATAACAACTTTAACTTTAGCAGCAGCTATTGAAGCATTAAAAGATGAAGAATTTGTGAATACTTGTATTGCTAAAAACTTTGAAGAGATGAAAAGATATGAAGAGTATGCAATAAGTAAAGGATTTGAATATATTCCATCTTATACAAATTTTATTACTATTAAATTTGGTGATAAATTTGTATCAAAAACAGTTGCACAAAAACTTCTTGAAAGAGGAGTAATTGTAAGAGACTTAACAGGTTACGGTCAAAATGCAATTAGAATTACAATTGGAAGAAATGAACAAAATACAAAAGTATTTGAACAATTAGATGAAGTATTACAAAATTTAAAATAA